A section of the Candidatus Zixiibacteriota bacterium genome encodes:
- the rpsP gene encoding 30S ribosomal protein S16 — MAVKLRLRRMGAKKRPIYRIVAIDSRRAREGRFVDMMGYYNPIVKPALVKVDEEKIFKWLKQGATPSDTVHTLFSQIGINEKWELLRAGKDGSGVEIKTTITERKKRTRKAKAATAAPAAGEASA; from the coding sequence TTGGCAGTCAAGCTGAGACTCAGACGTATGGGCGCGAAGAAGCGTCCCATTTATCGCATCGTTGCCATTGACTCGCGCCGCGCCCGTGAGGGACGATTTGTCGACATGATGGGGTATTATAACCCGATCGTGAAGCCGGCGCTGGTGAAGGTAGACGAAGAAAAGATCTTCAAGTGGCTAAAGCAAGGCGCGACGCCGTCCGACACGGTGCACACGCTATTCTCGCAGATCGGGATTAACGAGAAGTGGGAACTGCTGCGCGCCGGCAAGGACGGTTCCGGGGTCGAAATTAAGACCACGATCACGGAAAGGAAAAAGCGCACACGCAAGGCGAAGGCGGCCACGGCTGCGCCGGCGGCGGGAGAAGCTTCGGCATAG
- the ffh gene encoding signal recognition particle protein, whose amino-acid sequence MFDSLSEKLEKVFKNLRGQGKLTEDNVRESVKEVRRALLEADVNFKVVKEFIGAVEAKAYGQETLRSISPGEQVVKIIHDELVTVLGGENAPIAFRATPGKLVVCGLQGSGKTTLCGKLALHYQKKGQRPLLVAGDVYRPAAVKQLQVLGKSIDVPVFHIDKKPPQICEEALEYARANNLTLVIFDTAGRLHIDLELMEELKEIKRRVTPDEIILVADSMTGQDAVNVAQQFNEALDITGVALTKLDGDARGGAALSIRHVTGKPLKLVSIGEKLSDLELFYPERMASRILGMGDIVSLVEKAQETIDLKEAEKLEKKLRKDQFTFDDFYQQLQQLKKMGSLESILKMIPGVSSAMRNVDIDESQMKRVEAIILSMTPEERNRPQILNGSRRARIADGSGNSIQEVNRLIKQFQQMQKMLKQMRGGKLKRMIPGNFFN is encoded by the coding sequence ATGTTTGATTCGTTATCGGAAAAATTAGAGAAGGTTTTCAAGAATCTTCGCGGCCAAGGCAAGCTGACGGAGGATAACGTCCGCGAGTCCGTCAAGGAAGTTCGCCGCGCTCTTCTCGAAGCCGATGTCAACTTCAAGGTTGTCAAGGAGTTCATCGGTGCGGTCGAAGCGAAGGCCTACGGTCAGGAAACGCTGCGCTCGATTTCCCCGGGCGAGCAGGTCGTCAAGATCATCCATGACGAGTTGGTGACCGTCCTCGGTGGCGAGAATGCGCCGATCGCGTTCCGCGCCACGCCCGGCAAGCTGGTGGTCTGCGGACTCCAGGGGTCGGGCAAGACCACTCTTTGCGGTAAACTGGCATTGCATTATCAGAAGAAAGGCCAGCGGCCATTGTTGGTGGCCGGTGACGTCTATCGTCCCGCCGCAGTGAAACAACTTCAGGTGCTCGGCAAGTCGATCGATGTGCCGGTATTCCACATCGACAAAAAACCGCCGCAGATTTGCGAAGAAGCGCTGGAATACGCGCGAGCCAACAATCTGACGCTAGTCATTTTCGATACTGCCGGCCGGCTCCACATCGATCTGGAATTGATGGAAGAGCTCAAGGAGATCAAGCGGCGGGTCACTCCGGATGAGATTATCCTCGTGGCCGACTCGATGACCGGCCAGGATGCCGTCAACGTCGCCCAGCAGTTCAACGAAGCGCTCGATATAACCGGTGTGGCATTGACTAAGTTAGACGGTGATGCTCGCGGCGGCGCAGCGCTGTCAATCCGCCACGTCACCGGGAAGCCGCTGAAGCTGGTGTCGATCGGGGAGAAACTCAGCGATCTCGAGCTCTTCTACCCGGAGCGGATGGCGTCGCGCATCCTCGGGATGGGCGATATCGTATCGCTGGTCGAAAAGGCGCAAGAGACCATCGACCTCAAAGAGGCCGAGAAGCTCGAGAAGAAGCTGCGCAAGGATCAGTTCACCTTTGATGACTTCTACCAGCAGTTGCAGCAGCTCAAGAAAATGGGCTCACTTGAGTCGATTCTGAAAATGATCCCCGGTGTTTCGAGTGCTATGCGCAACGTTGATATCGATGAATCACAGATGAAGCGCGTCGAGGCGATTATCCTGTCGATGACGCCGGAAGAGCGCAATCGACCGCAAATCCTAAACGGCTCGCGCCGAGCACGTATCGCCGACGGCTCGGGGAATTCGATTCAAGAGGTCAATCGACTGATCAAGCAGTTCCAGCAGATGCAGAAGATGCTGAAACAAATGCGGGGCGGCAAACTAAAGCGGATGATTCCAGGCAACTTTTTCAATTAG
- a CDS encoding tRNA-binding protein, translating to MDSEPQISYDDFRRVDMRVGEILEVLDFERARNPSYKVRVSFGAEVGEKWSSVQAKTAYSKEELVGKQVIAVVNFPPKNIAGFMSEVLILGVEMADGSLSLLEPGRRPAVIGFRVY from the coding sequence ATGGACAGTGAACCGCAGATCAGTTATGACGATTTTCGCCGCGTCGACATGCGCGTCGGCGAGATTCTGGAAGTGCTCGATTTTGAGCGCGCGCGCAATCCGTCGTACAAGGTCCGCGTCTCATTTGGGGCAGAGGTGGGCGAAAAGTGGTCCAGTGTTCAGGCAAAGACGGCTTACAGCAAAGAGGAACTCGTCGGCAAGCAGGTTATTGCCGTAGTCAACTTCCCGCCGAAGAACATCGCGGGTTTCATGTCGGAAGTGCTGATACTTGGGGTCGAGATGGCTGATGGTAGCTTGTCGCTGCTCGAACCGGGGCGACGCCCGGCCGTGATCGGGTTCCGAGTCTATTAG
- a CDS encoding GatB/YqeY domain-containing protein, whose protein sequence is MSVLETLNNDLKEALKAGDKAKAEVIRGLKSDIKYKEIELKRPPTDEDAVAVISTAAKKRRDSIEQFRAGGRQDLVDKESHELEIITRYLPQQLSDEEVNSIIAAAIAAIGAKAPGDTGKVMKEIMPKIKGRVDGNRVRELIAAKLAG, encoded by the coding sequence ATGTCCGTGCTGGAGACGCTGAATAACGATCTGAAGGAAGCACTCAAGGCGGGGGACAAGGCCAAAGCCGAAGTTATTCGCGGACTGAAATCCGACATCAAGTATAAGGAAATCGAGCTCAAGCGGCCGCCGACCGATGAGGATGCAGTCGCCGTGATTTCGACCGCCGCCAAGAAACGACGCGATTCAATCGAGCAGTTTCGGGCGGGGGGGCGCCAGGATCTGGTGGATAAAGAGAGTCACGAGCTTGAGATCATTACCCGTTATCTGCCTCAGCAGCTCTCGGACGAGGAAGTGAATTCGATAATCGCCGCGGCCATCGCCGCCATCGGTGCCAAGGCACCGGGCGACACAGGCAAGGTGATGAAGGAAATCATGCCCAAGATCAAGGGTCGTGTCGACGGCAATCGTGTGCGTGAATTAATCGCCGCCAAACTGGCGGGCTGA
- the rpsU gene encoding 30S ribosomal protein S21 — protein MTGVKVRDDESFEKALRRFNKLCERSGILSDIKKHQHFEKPSDRRKRKMNAAKRKARRFNRED, from the coding sequence TTGACAGGAGTCAAAGTTCGTGACGACGAGTCATTCGAGAAAGCGTTGCGGCGCTTCAACAAGCTGTGCGAGCGCTCGGGGATTCTTTCGGACATCAAGAAGCATCAGCATTTTGAGAAGCCGTCGGATCGTCGCAAGCGCAAGATGAACGCAGCTAAGCGCAAAGCGCGCAGGTTCAATCGGGAAGACTGA
- a CDS encoding bifunctional helix-turn-helix transcriptional regulator/GNAT family N-acetyltransferase, protein MTATGQDTIRTLGALALASRLKRLSDRLARDISRIYAEHEVNFEARWFPVAFLLFEHSPLAVTEIAEQLKFTHPAVNQIAGQMEKNGLLVSTRDRRDDRKRLLSLSRLGRQTVTALQPMWSVIRYCNEELLALVDRDFLSTLDRVEDSLAEREMYDRVVERLYPELYAPVEVIDFEPRYQKLFKQLNVEWLQEYFRVEPADLKMLDHPDRHILAHGGRVFLARAGSAIVGTAALVRHNDAVYEIAKMAVTRRFRSRGIGRRLAQHCIEQAATLGAREVVLATSPKLTAANLLYRKLGFRKLRTTAPWATRYTRATIYMRLRLPSP, encoded by the coding sequence ATGACCGCGACAGGTCAAGACACAATCCGAACCTTGGGCGCTCTGGCTCTTGCCAGCCGCTTGAAACGGCTGAGCGACCGCCTCGCTCGCGACATTTCCCGCATCTACGCCGAACACGAGGTGAATTTCGAGGCGCGCTGGTTTCCGGTCGCCTTCCTGCTCTTCGAGCACAGTCCCCTGGCGGTGACGGAAATTGCCGAGCAGTTGAAATTTACCCACCCGGCCGTCAATCAGATCGCCGGCCAGATGGAAAAAAACGGCCTGCTCGTCTCCACGCGCGATCGGCGCGATGATCGCAAGCGCCTGCTGAGTCTGAGCAGACTCGGACGCCAGACGGTCACGGCGTTGCAGCCGATGTGGAGCGTAATCCGCTATTGCAATGAGGAATTGCTGGCTCTGGTCGACCGCGATTTCCTGAGCACTCTGGATCGGGTCGAAGATTCGCTGGCGGAACGAGAGATGTACGACCGGGTGGTCGAGCGGCTCTATCCGGAATTGTACGCGCCCGTTGAAGTCATCGACTTCGAGCCGCGCTACCAAAAACTATTCAAGCAGCTCAACGTCGAGTGGCTGCAGGAGTACTTCCGGGTCGAGCCGGCCGACCTGAAGATGCTCGATCATCCCGACCGCCACATTCTCGCGCACGGCGGCCGGGTCTTCCTGGCCCGCGCCGGCAGTGCGATCGTCGGGACAGCGGCGCTGGTTCGGCACAACGATGCCGTTTACGAAATTGCCAAAATGGCAGTGACGCGGCGCTTTCGCAGCCGCGGTATCGGTCGCCGACTGGCGCAGCACTGCATCGAGCAAGCCGCTACGCTGGGGGCCCGGGAGGTTGTGCTCGCGACCAGCCCCAAGCTGACCGCGGCCAACCTGCTCTATCGCAAGCTTGGCTTTCGCAAATTGAGAACAACCGCACCCTGGGCTACGCGCTACACCCGCGCAACAATCTACATGCGCCTACGGCTACCGAGCCCCTAA
- a CDS encoding S41 family peptidase: MSFRSHPNLVLLILSLAFMLALCSSERASAQLIISTETSDRTLDAKVQAAIIDSIAKALVDEYVFLDKAQAMSKFIHDQFRKGAYKSITSGREFAMRITEDLRSISNDRHLGVHFVSDNQLKEMAAARDSLAPNPWYEEMKASNYGFRKLEILDGNVGYLDLRGFVPAEIAGSTAIAAMNFLSGCDAVIFDLRQNGGGDPSMIQLITSYLFETPVHLNSFYIRAQDTIQQFWTQAYVPGNKMPNAAVYVLTSPFTFSGGEEFAYNLQSLKRGTIIGKTTGGGAHPTNERLFASLNVQVAVPFGRAINPITGTNWEGVGVAPDIEVDPQQALDVAYLAALQSISEKSTDLRKKERLQWAAEAIAARVRPTQLDEAKLAEYVGTYGPRRVWLENGKLRYQREQNPASTLVPLGNDRFMIENVDYFRAQFLRDESGRVVTFLGLYDNGTSDQHTRTD, encoded by the coding sequence ATGAGCTTCCGGTCACACCCGAATCTGGTTCTTCTGATACTGAGCCTCGCTTTTATGCTGGCGCTTTGTTCAAGTGAGCGCGCCAGTGCACAGCTCATAATCTCGACCGAAACCAGCGATCGGACGCTTGACGCCAAGGTGCAAGCGGCGATTATCGACAGCATCGCGAAGGCTCTGGTCGACGAATACGTCTTCCTCGACAAGGCCCAGGCGATGAGCAAATTCATTCATGATCAATTCCGGAAAGGCGCTTACAAATCCATCACCAGCGGTCGGGAGTTTGCCATGCGAATAACGGAAGACCTGCGCTCGATCTCAAACGACCGCCATCTCGGCGTCCACTTCGTCAGCGACAATCAACTCAAAGAAATGGCAGCCGCACGAGACTCGTTGGCTCCGAATCCGTGGTATGAGGAGATGAAAGCGAGTAACTACGGCTTCCGGAAACTGGAGATCCTCGACGGTAACGTGGGCTACCTGGACCTGCGCGGCTTTGTGCCCGCCGAGATCGCCGGCAGCACCGCCATAGCCGCCATGAATTTCCTCAGCGGCTGCGACGCGGTGATTTTCGATCTGCGCCAAAACGGCGGCGGCGATCCGTCGATGATCCAGCTCATCACCAGCTACTTGTTCGAGACGCCGGTCCACCTGAACAGCTTCTATATCCGCGCACAAGATACGATCCAACAGTTCTGGACCCAGGCGTACGTCCCCGGCAACAAGATGCCGAATGCCGCGGTGTATGTGCTGACCAGCCCGTTTACTTTCTCCGGCGGCGAGGAATTCGCCTACAATCTCCAGAGCCTCAAGCGTGGCACGATCATCGGCAAGACCACGGGCGGCGGCGCGCATCCGACTAACGAGCGGCTTTTTGCGAGTCTCAATGTTCAGGTTGCCGTGCCTTTTGGTCGCGCCATTAACCCAATTACCGGGACCAACTGGGAGGGCGTTGGTGTTGCGCCCGACATCGAGGTCGATCCGCAACAGGCCCTCGATGTTGCCTATTTAGCGGCGCTGCAGTCGATCTCGGAAAAATCGACCGATCTCCGCAAAAAAGAACGGCTGCAGTGGGCGGCGGAAGCGATCGCGGCTCGCGTTCGACCGACGCAGCTGGATGAAGCCAAGCTCGCAGAATATGTCGGCACCTACGGCCCGCGCCGGGTCTGGCTGGAGAACGGCAAGCTCCGCTACCAGCGCGAACAGAATCCCGCGTCTACTTTGGTCCCGCTGGGGAATGATCGCTTCATGATTGAAAACGTCGATTACTTCCGCGCACAGTTTCTGCGCGACGAAAGCGGCCGCGTGGTCACTTTCCTCGGGCTCTACGACAACGGTACCAGCGACCAGCACACGCGAACCGATTAG
- a CDS encoding HIT domain-containing protein has translation MLCIFCRIIEGSAPTKIFYQDENVIVFHDIAPKAPIHLLICPRQHFENFLSAPPEVHGHLAAAVRKVSEMLGERGRDFRIQINNGPGSGQIVFHLHYHFLAWD, from the coding sequence ATGCTTTGCATCTTCTGTCGCATCATCGAAGGATCAGCGCCGACCAAGATCTTCTATCAGGACGAGAATGTCATCGTCTTCCATGATATCGCGCCGAAGGCACCGATTCATCTGCTAATCTGCCCCAGACAGCACTTCGAGAACTTCCTGAGTGCGCCGCCGGAAGTGCACGGGCATCTGGCTGCAGCGGTGCGTAAAGTGAGTGAGATGCTGGGCGAGCGCGGCAGGGACTTCCGCATCCAGATCAATAACGGTCCCGGTTCGGGGCAGATCGTCTTCCACCTCCACTATCATTTTCTGGCGTGGGACTAA
- a CDS encoding citrate (Si)-synthase: MTALREKLAAEFPKKATEIREMVKQFGNLKISEVTIEQAYGGMRGVKGLVCDTSEVPPDKGLIIREIPVGQLVDKTPEETFWLLLTGELPTKEQLADLDKDLKARAKVPEYVWKVLEAMPKDSHPMAMFNTAILVMEKESKFRLHYDQGMPKSDYWVWTLEDALDIIARLPEIAAGVYRMRFGKGARIASDPKLTWSENYVKMLGLPDPQGKFADCMRLYLVLHSDHESGNVSAHTTFCVNSALSDLYYSLSAGLNGLAGPLHGLANQECLHWILDVKKKFGGVPSEEQLKQFAWETLNSGKVVPGYGHAVLRITDPRFAAFLDWGKKHIAQDEVFQIVERVFNTVPGVLQQVQKIKDPWPNVDAGSGALLYHFGLTEFDYYTVLFSVSRALGVCAQAVVARAMGWPIERPKSVTTKWMKSQIK, encoded by the coding sequence ATGACAGCACTAAGAGAAAAATTAGCAGCCGAATTCCCAAAGAAGGCGACGGAAATTCGGGAAATGGTCAAGCAATTCGGCAATCTGAAGATTTCCGAAGTGACCATCGAACAGGCCTATGGCGGTATGCGCGGCGTGAAGGGGCTGGTGTGCGACACTTCCGAAGTTCCGCCGGACAAAGGTTTGATCATCCGGGAGATTCCGGTCGGCCAACTCGTCGACAAGACTCCCGAAGAGACCTTCTGGCTGCTGCTGACCGGCGAACTCCCCACCAAGGAGCAACTCGCCGATCTCGACAAGGATCTCAAGGCTCGTGCTAAGGTGCCGGAGTACGTTTGGAAGGTCCTCGAAGCGATGCCGAAGGACTCGCATCCGATGGCGATGTTCAATACCGCCATTCTCGTTATGGAGAAAGAATCGAAGTTCCGGTTGCATTACGACCAGGGCATGCCGAAGAGCGACTACTGGGTGTGGACCCTGGAAGATGCTCTCGACATCATCGCTCGCCTTCCTGAAATCGCGGCCGGCGTCTACCGGATGCGTTTTGGCAAGGGCGCGCGCATTGCCTCCGATCCCAAGCTGACTTGGTCAGAGAATTACGTCAAGATGCTCGGACTGCCCGATCCGCAGGGCAAGTTTGCCGATTGCATGCGCCTGTACCTGGTGCTGCATTCCGATCATGAATCGGGCAATGTCTCGGCACATACCACGTTCTGCGTCAATTCGGCGCTGTCCGACCTCTATTACTCGCTGTCCGCCGGCCTCAACGGCCTGGCCGGTCCCCTGCACGGTCTGGCCAATCAGGAATGCCTGCACTGGATTCTTGATGTGAAGAAAAAATTCGGCGGCGTCCCGAGCGAGGAACAGCTCAAGCAGTTTGCGTGGGAAACCTTAAATTCCGGCAAAGTGGTTCCGGGATACGGCCATGCCGTGCTTCGGATCACCGATCCGCGCTTCGCGGCGTTCCTCGACTGGGGTAAGAAGCACATCGCGCAGGACGAGGTGTTCCAGATCGTCGAGCGTGTGTTTAATACCGTGCCGGGGGTGTTGCAGCAAGTACAGAAGATCAAAGATCCATGGCCGAACGTTGATGCCGGATCGGGCGCGCTGCTGTACCACTTCGGCCTAACCGAATTTGACTATTACACGGTCCTCTTCAGCGTTTCGCGCGCTCTGGGCGTCTGTGCTCAGGCGGTCGTGGCGCGGGCGATGGGCTGGCCGATTGAACGTCCAAAGTCTGTAACAACCAAGTGGATGAAGTCACAAATCAAGTGA
- a CDS encoding ChbG/HpnK family deacetylase, whose product MIPLVPAEPYLLGQRNATLAQHLGYDGGERLLIINADDFGLTPAVNRSIAELFELGLISSTTLMVTGRAYDEAVRLVKDGSIPDCGLHLTLTSSLPDSPATPILPAAEIPSLVDRNGHFYLNRDDFFANARPEEAEREAIAQIERVLSMGVNLTHLDSHEGTLQLLPEFAEVYIRLGARFRLPMRMGSRMLVRELGHEDDWISHAHDLGLHFPDNFVYVPIDAFASFEEKLSYKLKLIDALPAGVTELYFHPARATWLSELDGVHVDDGAGLIWQVRSWDYRILTSPELRQRVDSGAFRLISFRPLRELVRT is encoded by the coding sequence ATGATTCCCCTTGTTCCGGCAGAGCCTTATCTTCTTGGCCAGAGAAACGCGACGCTGGCCCAGCATCTTGGATACGATGGCGGCGAGAGGCTGCTCATCATTAATGCTGACGATTTTGGTCTGACTCCAGCAGTCAACCGGTCAATCGCCGAGTTGTTTGAACTCGGCTTGATAAGCTCCACGACGCTTATGGTTACCGGCAGGGCATATGACGAGGCTGTCAGGCTGGTCAAGGACGGGTCGATTCCGGATTGTGGCTTGCACCTGACGTTAACGTCGTCATTGCCTGATTCGCCGGCCACACCGATTCTTCCGGCCGCGGAAATCCCAAGCCTGGTTGACAGAAACGGTCACTTCTACCTGAATCGCGACGATTTTTTCGCCAACGCCAGACCTGAAGAGGCCGAGCGTGAGGCGATTGCTCAAATCGAAAGAGTCTTGTCTATGGGTGTGAACTTGACGCACCTTGATAGCCACGAAGGCACGCTGCAACTGCTTCCGGAATTCGCAGAGGTCTACATCCGCCTTGGCGCGCGTTTCCGCCTGCCGATGCGCATGGGCTCACGCATGCTGGTGCGCGAACTCGGACACGAAGACGACTGGATAAGCCACGCACATGATCTGGGGCTGCACTTTCCCGACAACTTCGTCTACGTGCCGATTGATGCATTCGCGAGCTTTGAAGAGAAGCTGTCTTACAAGCTGAAACTCATTGACGCTCTTCCCGCAGGGGTGACGGAGCTGTATTTCCATCCCGCTCGCGCCACGTGGCTTAGCGAGTTAGACGGAGTTCACGTCGACGACGGGGCGGGATTGATTTGGCAGGTTCGCAGTTGGGACTACCGGATCCTGACCTCACCCGAACTGCGACAACGTGTGGACTCGGGCGCCTTCCGCCTGATTAGCTTCCGGCCACTCCGCGAACTTGTCCGCACTTGA